The Drosophila mauritiana strain mau12 chromosome 2R, ASM438214v1, whole genome shotgun sequence genome has a segment encoding these proteins:
- the LOC117137114 gene encoding glycerophosphocholine phosphodiesterase GPCPD1: MSVSWSKTFAAFTVAWLSALCLLPVETFCDTSYYEKYYAARRYVPLKRNAPLVFNFTLTIPDADQLASFERPALVGNLPVLGAWQAGRAVLLNRTEILNVWSASVEIPQNSNVEYRYFAAAVGQSGAVQIRRWESHVHARTFNTTKFSGNRSDEFGLIGNERQLSRGWLQDSGNILQLKLFREALSLEEQPEVGQEKLRLRLQPVDPKTLSPILRSARANVEYVRMAYGDSKLRVQPEYGVPYATGDILMFHVNLEQLDRVAYLVEVYAEQPEEDLVRLLGYSHLLHTSFSGTEGEVSIDLISPLWQRVVGQLRIEYLHIRPMEKDGFDLRTSFANYWRSNWTALEIGHRGLGKSLTVTTNAAPLIENTVATMLASSELGADLVEFDVQLTSDLVPIIHHDFSIRVCIDSKTPTSKDDLTEVLLKDISYEQLKDLKTYQIVGNKIVEYPAHNNVEPPEQRLFPTLQDFFERVNLSTGFDIEIKWPQQRADGQFESEQTLDKNLFVDRILAVVRRHGCGRLNVIKSFDADLCSLLRFKQHMYPVLFLSSSKENVFTDPRTSTVEQSVNFAQAFDLGGVSPNAVFVKADPGVVQRAKAQVPIVLLWGSDLKDRESIDWFLQQGPTGVIYDRLDLWLGANRTSAFEAEQDLPGFFQLQCDPAPKEREVNSTIESILSNVNFL; the protein is encoded by the coding sequence ATGTCCGTGTCCTGGTCGAAGACTTTCGCGGCATTCACCGTCGCCTGGCTCAGTGCCCTGTGCCTGCTGCCCGTGGAGACGTTCTGCGACACCTCCTACTACGAGAAGTACTACGCCGCGCGGCGCTATGTGCCCCTCAAGCGGAATGCTCCGCTGGTCTTCAACTTCACCCTAACGATTCCCGATGCGGATCAACTGGCGTCCTTCGAGCGGCCCGCCCTGGTGGGCAATCTGCCAGTGCTGGGCGCCTGGCAAGCGGGACGTGCCGTGCTCCTCAATCGCACTGAAATCCTCAATGTTTGGAGCGCCTCCGTGGAGATACCGCAGAACAGCAACGTGGAGTATCGCTACTTTGCCGCCGCCGTTGGCCAAAGTGGAGCCGTGCAGATTCGCCGCTGGGAGTCGCACGTCCACGCCAGGACCTTTAATACCACCAAGTTCAGTGGCAATCGCAGCGATGAGTTTGGACTCATTGGCAATGAGCGCCAGTTGTCGCGGGGCTGGCTTCAGGACTCGGGCAACATCCTGCAGCTGAAGCTGTTCCGCGAGGCTCTGAGCTTGGAGGAGCAACCGGAGGTGGGACAGGAGAAGCTGCGTTTGCGTTTGCAACCAGTGGATCCAAAGACCCTATCGCCCATCCTCAGATCGGCACGCGCCAATGTGGAGTACGTGCGAATGGCGTACGGCGACAGTAAGTTGCGAGTGCAGCCGGAGTACGGAGTGCCCTACGCCACCGGTGACATCCTCATGTTCCATGTGAACCTGGAACAGCTGGATCGAGTGGCCTACCTGGTGGAAGTTTATGCCGAGCAGCCAGAGGAGGACCTGGTCCGCCTCCTAGGATACTCGCACCTGCTGCACACCTCGTTCTCCGGCACTGAAGGCGAAGTGTCCATCGACCTCATATCGCCGCTCTGGCAGCGCGTGGTGGGTCAACTGCGAATTGAGTACCTGCACATCCGACCCATGGAGAAGGATGGCTTCGATCTACGCACCAGCTTCGCCAACTACTGGCGCTCCAACTGGACAGCCCTGGAGATTGGCCATCGGGGATTGGGAAAGTCTCTCACGGTCACCACGAATGCGGCTCCGCTTATCGAGAACACGGTGGCCACCATGCTGGCCTCCTCTGAATTGGGCGCTGATCTCGTGGAGTTCGATGTGCAGCTGACCAGTGACTTGGTGCCCATCATCCACCATGATTTTTCCATTCGCGTCTGCATTGACTCCAAGACCCCAACGAGCAAGGATGATCTGACCGAGGTGCTGCTGAAGGACATATCCTATGAGCAGCTCAAGGATCTGAAGACCTACCAGATCGTGGGCAACAAGATCGTCGAGTATCCCGCTCACAACAATGTTGAGCCGCCGGAGCAGCGACTTTTCCCCACCCTGCAGGACTTCTTTGAGCGGGTGAACCTGTCCACCGGATTCGACATCGAGATCAAGTGGCCACAGCAGAGGGCCGATGGACAGTTTGAGAGCGAACAGACGCTGGACAAGAACTTGTTCGTGGATCGCATCCTGGCTGTGGTGCGACGACATGGCTGCGGTCGACTCAATGTGATCAAGAGCTTCGACGCGGACTTGTGCTCCCTGCTGCGCTTCAAGCAGCACATGTACCCGGTGCTCTTCCTCTCCAGCAGCAAGGAGAACGTCTTCACCGATCCCCGCACCAGCACCGTGGAGCAGAGCGTCAACTTTGCCCAGGCCTTCGATCTGGGTGGCGTGTCACCCAACGCCGTGTTTGTCAAGGCGGATCCGGGTGTGGTGCAGCGGGCGAAGGCACAGGTGCCCATTGTCCTGCTCTGGGGCTCGGACCTCAAGGATCGGGAGTCCATCGACTGGTTCCTGCAGCAGGGACCCACTGGAGTCATCTACGATCGACTCGACCTCTGGCTGGGCGCCAACAGGACGAGTGCGTTCGAGGCGGAGCAGGATCTGCCCGGCTTCTTCCAGCTGCAGTGCGATCCGGCGCCCAAGGAGCGCGAGGTGAACTCCACCATCGAAAGCATACTGAGTAACGTTAACTTCCTGTAG
- the LOC117137116 gene encoding protein king tubby: protein MSAINSRNQKMEQQRQLMEAYIRQKRASPGMVQASDLQINRPMSGMRSNSRELHAYDGPMQFISSPQNPDQILTNGSPGAINPVAMNTSRNHSNNMRSLSTINQEADLIEEISSHELEDEESSPVTVIEQHQQSASHSANSTQSQKPRARQHSFSDNLDEDDYTNRNVAGAAPVRPAGMASSSYKDATLDGSSNGTGNGTGGESEGDVIGNIDQFVMQPAPQGVLYKCRITRDRKGMDRGLFPIYYLHLERDYGKKIFLLGGRKRKKSKTSNYIVSCDPTDLSRNADGFCGKLRSNVFGTSFTVFDNGNKESTESPRLDLAVIIYDTNILGFKGPRNMTVILPGMTEDDQRVKISSADPKQQGILDLWKMKNMDNIVELHNKTPVWNDETQSYVLNFHGRVTQASVKNFQLVHDSDPEYIVMQFGRTSEDVFTMDYRYPLCAMQAFAIALSSFDGKIACE, encoded by the exons CGCCAGCTGATGGAGGCCTACATCCGGCAGAAGAGAGCCTCGCCGGGAATGGTCCAGGCCAGCGATTTGCAGATCAACCGACCCATGTCCGGGATGCGCAGCAACAGCCGGGAGCTGCACGCCTACGACGGACCGATGCAGTTCATCAGCTCGCCCCAAAATCCGGACCAGATACTCACCAACGGCAGTCCCGGGGCCATCAATCCGGTTGCCATGAACACGAGTCGCAACCACTCGAACAACATGCGCAGCCTGAGCACCATCAACCAGGAGG CTGATCTCATAGAGGAGATCTCATCGCACGAGTTGGAGGACGAGGAGAGCAGTCCGGTGACGGTGATTGAGCAGCACCAGCAGTCAGCCTCGCACAGCGCCAACTCGACGCAATCGCAGAAACCACGTGCCCGCCAGCATTCCTTTAGCGACAATCTGGACGAGGATGACTATACCAATCGCAATGTGGCCGGAGCTGCTCCAGTGCGTCCCGCCGGCATGGCCTCATCGTCGTACAAGGACGCAACGCTGgacggcagcagcaacggAACGGGGAACGGAACTGGCGGCGAGTCCGAGGGAGATGTCATCGGCAATATCGACCAGTTCGTGATGCAACCAGCGCCACAGGGAGTGCTCTACAAGTGCCGCATCACGCGGGACAGGAAGGGCATGGACCGCGGTCTGTTTCCCATCTACTACTTGCATCTGGAACGTGACTACGGCAAGAAGATATTTCTGCTGGGAG GTCGCAAACGCAAGAAGAGCAAGACATCCAACTACATTGTCAGCTGCGATCCCACGGATTTGTCCCGCAATGCGGATGGCTTCTGTGGCAAACTGCGCTCCAACGTCTTTGGCACATCCTTCACGGTCTTTGACAACGGCAACAAGGAGAGCACAGAGAGTCCTCGACTCGACTTGGCCGTTATCATTTAT GACACCAACATCTTGGGATTCAAGGGTCCACGCAACATGACTGTTATACTGCCCGGCATGACTGAGGACGATCAGCGTGTCAAAATCAGTTCGGCGGATCCCAAGCAGCAGGGCATCCTCGATCTGTGGAAAATGAAG aacATGGATAACATCGTGGAGCTGCACAATAAGACGCCAGTGTGGAACGACGAAACCCAATCGTATGTGCTCAACTTTCATGGGCGCGTCACCCAGGCGTCGGTGAAGAACTTTCAGTTGGTCCACGACTCCGATCCGGAGTACATAGTGATGCAGTTCGGCCGCACCTCGGAGGACGTCTTCACCATGGACTATCGCTATCCCCTGTGCGCCATGCAGGCCTTCGCCATTGCCCTCAGCAGTTTCGATGGCAAAATAGCCTGCGAGTGA
- the LOC117137117 gene encoding dynein regulatory complex protein 8, with protein MEVGVTLNNELEEKISEAFCIFDTHGDKYIDSRNVGNVLRFLGCAPTEKEVEDVIKATDSVDYPGEAHLVKFMEHVSKLLMDRQMEPASSEKLLEAFETLDPENKKYLTKEYFGKLMAEEGEPFTAEELDAMWPVAIDPITGHVPYTFYINQLKHKPDIYEIAEVIKEELAQAEKEKGKKPQQTMF; from the exons ATGGAAGTCGGTG TTACCCTAAACAACGAACTCGAGGAAAAGATTTCGGAAGCATTTTGCATATTTGATACTCATGGCGATAAGTATATTGATTCCCGCAATGTCGGCAACGTTCTCCGATTTTTAGGTTGCGCGCCCACCGAAAAAGAGGTCGAAGATGTCATTAAAGCCACCGATTCCGTCGACTATCCAGGCGAAGCCCATTTGGTCAAGTTCATGGAACACGTTTCCAAACTGCTGATGGATCGACA AATGGAACCAGCTTCGTCCGAAAAGCTTCTCGAAGCCTTTGAGACCCTGGATCCAGAAAACAAGAAATATCTGACCAAGGAGTACTTCGGCAAATTGATGGCGGAGGAAGGAGAACCCTTCACCGCTGAAGAACTGGATGCCATGTGGCCTGTGGCCATTGATCCCATAACTGGACACGTTCCCTACACCTTCTACATAAATCAACTTAAG CACAAACCTGATATCTATGAAATTGCCGAGGTTATCAAGGAAGAACTGGCCCAAGCCGAAAAAGAAAAGGGCAAGAAACCACAACAGACAATGTTTTAG
- the LOC117137113 gene encoding protein O-mannosyl-transferase Tmtc3, translated as MSTNPNPGIHQYAPSTLPRERERERATSSPQRNLLEFLCICVACIVCYYNSTQCGLVFDDISAIRDNKDLRPHTPLINVFLNDFWGTPMRKEQSHKSYRPLTVLTFRFNYLLHALEPFGYHLVNLLLHLSVCLLWRRVCRLLLRQCAASGSNAISASSSSSVSQLNTCAFVASLLFAVHPVHTEAVTGVVGRAELLSSICFLAAFLSYAKSVGDSGCPRRTNWLTLFGCFGSCLLASMLCKEQGITIAGICVVYELFVVHQLRPLHLCHFVLRLFEERSEQQSPKLANPSGIRRWSSSTLWKRLSFLVGITLALLVGRVYVMGSQLPIFTRFDNPASAADTPERQLTYGYLIYLNCWLLLCPSLLCCDWTMGTVPLLQGFTDSRNITTLLTFLALGAMVAKACFTRNLALSRTLIMCLGWMVLPFLPASNLFFPVGFVVAERILYMPSMGYCLLVAYGFEQLQRRGSLSWQRFSQAALAILLLTHALKTHQRNLDWRTEYSLFMSGVHVNQRNAKLYNNVGHALENEGKFEEALLYFQQAVRIQTDDIGAHINVGRTFNNLKRYAEAEQAYVQAKALFPQAKPGVSYHARIAPNHLNVFINLANLIAKNQTRLEEADHLYRQAISMRSDYVQAYINRGDILMKLNRTAQAQEVYEQALLYDNENADIYYNLGVVFLEQGKSQQAQVYFNKAIELYPEHEQALLNSAILLQELGGEEARRVSRSRLYKVLENDDQNEKVYFNLGMLAMDESSFDEAEQFFKRAIHLKADFRSALFNLALLLADTKRPLDAVPFLNQLIRHHPSHVKGLILLGDIYINHMKDLDEAEKCYRSILHYDPHNTQGLHNLCVVFVERKRLAKAAACLQYAQRLAPAEDYIGRHLQIVLARLQKINKLPESAPERKLAYEDYDPLEFKLPQDRPSHKSRKRS; from the exons ATGTCAACGAACCCCAACCCCGGAATCCATCAGTATGCACCCTCCACTTTGCCGAGGGAACGGGAGCGGGAACGAGCCACAAGCTCGCCGCAGCGCAACCTGCTCGAGTTCCTGTGTATATGCGTAGCCTGCATCGTCTGCTATTACAACAGTACTCAGTGCGGGCTGGTCTTCGATGACATCAGCGCAATTAGGGACAACAAGGATCTGAGGCCGCACACACCGCTGATCAACGTCTTCCTGAACGACTTCTGGGGGACACCGATGCGCAAGGAGCAGTCCCACAAGTCTTATCGCCCGCTCACCGTGCTGACGTTCCGCTTCAACTACTTGCTGCATGCACTTGAGCCGTTTGGATACCACCTCGTCAACCTGCTGCTGCACTTGTCGGTCTGCCTCTTGTGGCGTCGGGTCTGCCGGTTGCTGCTGCGTCAGTGTGCCGCGTCGGGCAGTAATGCCATCTCGGCCTCATCCTCGTCATCCGTCTCCCAGCTCAACACATGCGCTTTCGTGGCCTCGCTGCTCTTCGCCGTGCATCCAGTTCACACGGAGGCCGTTACTGGCGTCGTCGGGCGTGCTGAATTGCTCTCTTCCATTTGCTTCCTGGCCGCCTTTCTTAGCTACGCGAAGTCCGTCGGCGACTCGGGTTGTCCGCGACGCACCAATTGGCTGACGCTTTTTGGCTGCTTTGGCAGTTGCCTGTTGGCCTCCATGCTGTGCAAGGAGCAAGGCATCACCATTGCCGGCATCTGCGTGGTCTATGAGTTGTTCGTGGTCCATCAACTACGGCCACTGCATCTGTGCCATTTTGTGCTGCGCCTGTTTGAGGAGCGGTCCGAGCAGCAGTCGCCAAAGCTGGCGAATCCTTCGGGAATTCGACGCTGGTCATCGTCGACGCTGTGGAAACGTTTGAGCTTCCTGGTTGGCATTACGTTGGCCCTCCTTGTGGGACGTGTATACGTGATGGGTTCACAGTTACCCATCTTTACGCGGTTTGATAATCCAGCCTCTGCTGCGGATACTCCTGAGAGACAACTTACCTACGGCTACCTCATTTACCTGAACTGCTGGCTGCTGTTATGCCCATCGCTGCTCTGCTGCGACTGGACAATGG GCACTGTTCCGTTGCTGCAAGGATTCACGGATTCCCGCAACATAACCACCTTGCTAACCTTCCTGGCATTGGGGGCTATGGTCGCCAAGGCCTGCTTCACCCGCAATCTGGCCCTGTCGCGGACTCTTATAATGTGTCTGGGCTGGATGGTGCTGCCCTTTCTCCCAGCCTCTAATCTGTTCTTCCCCGTGGGATTTGTGGTGGCAGAACGCATTTTGTACATGCCATCCATGGGGTACTGCTTGCTGGTGGCCTATGGCTTTGAGCAGCTTCAGCGCCGTGGAAGCCTAAGCTGGCAACGTTTTTCGCAAGCTGCTCTCGCTATCCTGCTCCTCACGCACGCGCTGAAAACGCATCAACGCAATTTAGATTGGCGTACAGAATATTCCCTGTTCATGTCTGGCGTGCATGTAAATCAGCGCAACGCCAAGCTGTACAACAACGTGGGACACGCTTTGGAGAACGAAGGGAAGTTCGAAGAGGCATTGCTCTATTTCCAGCAGGCAGTGCGCATTCAGACCGATGACATCGGAGCCCACATCAATGTGGGTCGCACGTTCAATAATCTGAAGCGGTATGCGGAGGCGGAACAAGCCTATGTTCAGGCTAAGGCTCTGTTTCCACAAGCTAAGCCGGGTGTCAGCTATCATGCGCGCATAGCACCCAATCACCTGAATGTGTTCATCAACCTGGCGAATCTCATAGCTAAAAATCAAACGCGTCTGGAGGAGGCTGATCATCTCTATCGCCAGGCTATCAGCATGAGGAGTGACTATGTTCAG GCTTACATCAACCGTGGCGACATTCTTATGAAGTTAAATCGCACAGCTCAGGCACAGGAGGTCTATGAGCAGGCACTGCTCTATGATAATGAGAATGCAGACATCTACTACAATCTGGGAGTAGTTTTCCTAGAGCAGGGCAAGAGCCAGCAGGCGCAGGTGTACTTTAACAAGGCCATCGAACTGTATCCGGAGCACGAACAGGCATTGCTGAATTCGGCTATTCTGCTGCAGGAACTGGGCGGCGAGGAGGCCCGCCGGGTGTCCCGTTCTCGGCTGTACAAAGTCTTGGAGAACGATGATCAGAACGAGAAGGTGTACTTCAACTTGGGTATGCTGGCCATGGACGAGTCAAGTTTCGACGAGGCTGAGCAGTTTTTCAAGAGAGCCATACACCTAAAGGCAGACTTTCGTAGTGCACTTTTTAATCTGGCTCTGCTATTGGCCGATACAAAACGACCCCTGGATGCGGTGCCATTTCTGAATCAACTGATACGACATCATCCGTCGCATGTTAAAGGCCTGATCCTGCTGGGCGACATCTACATTAATCACATGAAGGATCTGGACGAGGCGGAGAAGTGCTACCGCAGCATACTTCACTACGATCCCCACAACACTCAGGGCTTGCACAACCTCTGCGTGGTGTTCGTGGAACGTAAGCGGCTGGCCAAGGCAGCTGCATGCCTGCAGTACGCCCAACGCTTGGCACCCGCCGAGGACTATATCGGTCGGCATTTGCAGATTGTTCTTGCACGACTGCAGAAAATCAACAAGTTACCTGAGTCGGCGCCAGAGCGAAAGCTCGCGTATGAGGACTACGATCCCCTTGAGTTTAAACTGCCCCAGGATCGACCATCGCATAAGTCGCGTAAAAGATCGTAG
- the LOC117137112 gene encoding membrane-associated guanylate kinase, WW and PDZ domain-containing protein 1 yields the protein MPIITATTTSTAGGGAGVAARGVATAKSPTDYLMLQQQQQQQQQHFNSNHFYQQQQPQQLAPLNASHQHQHSHPHPHPHPVAAATSFATFNGNSNLNSSLANGSSRKFNCSRDNVDDGGDAGEMAAASQTLSSVGTDVVGNGNGSGHGIGHGHGNGTGTGNGEKSGGLAPPGGHHLRPPPPPALKKSAVSASAAIGNSASREDVASLSGTSSLNSQMSVHNQFISGLPSNGIGSNGVNGGAATGRGGPPSSILKGSKENLLQNTYYNGETGDSSLGSECGVGDVQHQNHESHDDPGDGLGPLPPKWETAYTERGELYFIDHNTGTSHWLDPRLSKYQKKSLEDCCEDELPYGWEKIEDSMYGMYFIDHVNRRTQYENPVLEAKRRAAEQSQQQQQMQQQQQHQEQRSKTPTALSETMPPEAAEAHDQEEDESPMKLPYKFTRNPAELQGQRINTTLLKSSRGLGFTIVGSDGSAGGDVEEFLQIKTVVPNGPAWLDGQLQTGDVLVYVNDTCVLGYTHHDMVNIFQSILPGERAALEVCRGYPLPFDPNDPNTEVVTTMAVDGRESDKQRRLNMDGNYNFLDLSGEGAKKASGSGSGFILMKKPEIYTFSIMKGSMGFGFTIADSACGQIVKKILDRNCCTQLMEGDVLLEINGLNVRNKPHFYVVELLKECSQTTPTAVKIQRTPPDAPANNTLAQLNQVGNVAKLRKNFVGSGLFRSKTPTADLYSTQVKEVLPMRPKTPLVDTRRSRVQIQSPNNEVDDEGDGAAAAERKPLQLQTQGKSNSSLQELDDVPYMDPYPKISRLTERLAEVTLQGDPNGGIYGMPPSMQPLPLPLAHHESCYCYDCQAQRYRPGYFVQAQQAAMSGTTGQYSPLQTAHLQNERIQRRVNELLSDRRRVGFANLDPPQQQPQMQHSPSWRNGALLDVSEDADQCELTEVTLERQALGFGFRIVGGTEEGSQVTVGHIVPGGAADQDQRINTGDEILSIDGINVLNSSHHKVVSLVGESALRGQVTMILRRRRTPLLQQAPVSTQLRRYPYDVIVSRHENEGFGFVIISSSNHYYGSTIGKLIPGSPADRCGELKVGDRIVAVNRIEIAGMSHGDVVNLIKESGLHVRLTIGVPLKEGGPSPGGSSVGVSSNTPLQASPSLLKAQLSHQQQLPQQQQQHLQQAQLNHHHQHLEMPMSMPMPGHGTYLERPSNNISATLALHQQPQL from the exons ATGCCAATAATCACGGCCACGACAACGTCGACAGCCGGCGGAGGAGCAGGTGTGGCGGCCAGGGGCGTGGCCACCGCCAAGTCTCCCACCGATTACCTaatgctgcagcagcagcaacagcagcagcagcagcatttcaACAGCAATCACTTctatcagcagcaacagccgcaACAGTTGGCGCCTCTGAATGCTTCCCACCAACACCAGCACtcccatccacatccacatccacatcctgTTGCCGCTGCGACCAGTTTTGCAACATTTAACGGAAACTCGAATCTAAATTCTAGCCTTGCCAACGGAAGCAGCAGAAAATTCAATTGCAGCCGCGACAATGTGGACGATGGTGGCGATGCCGGCGAAATGGCAGCCGCTTCCCAGACACTGTCCTCGGTTGGCACAGATGTGGTTGGTAACGGGAACGGGAGCGGGCATGGGATTGGACATGGCCATGGCAatggaactggaactgggaACGGGGAGAAGTCTGGCGGCTTAGCGCCACCAGGTGGCCATCATCTTCgtccgccaccgccgccggcTCTCAAGAAATCCGCCGTATCCGCCTCAGCAGCGATTGGGAATTCAGCCTCACGCGAGGATGTCGCCTCCTTGAGTGGCACCTCCTCGCTAAACAGCCAGATGTCGGTGCATAATCAGTTTATCTCCGGATTGCCAAGCAATGGCATTGGCAGCAACGGAGTCAACGGAGGAGCAGCCACCGGACGAGGCGGTCCACCCAGCAGCATTCTCAAGGGTAGCAAGG AGAACCTGCTGCAGAACACCTACTACAACGGGGAGACGGGGGACAGCAGCCTTGGCAGCGAGTGCGGAGTTGGAGATGTCCAGCACCAGAACCACGAGAGCCACGATGATCCGGGCGACGGATTGGGACCACTTCCGCCCAAATGGGAAACAGCATACACTGAACGCGGCGAGCTCTACTTCATCGA TCACAACACGGGCACCTCTCACTGGCTGGATCCGCGGCTCTCCAAGTACCAGAAAAAGTCACTGGAGGATTGCTGCGAGGACGAGCTGCCATACGGATGGGAGAAGATCGAGGACTCCATGTATGGAATGTACTTTATCGACCATGTAAACCGGCGGACGCAGTACGAGAACCCAGTGCTGGAGGCCAAGCGACGGGCGGCCGAGCAgagccaacagcaacagcagatgcaacagcaacaacagcatcaGGAACAGCGGTCCAAGACACCTACTGCGCTGTCGGAAACAATGCCCCCAGAGGCGGCTGAAGCTCACGATCAGGAGGAGGATGAGAGCCCAATGAAGCTGCCGTACAAGTTCACCCGCAATCCCGCCGAGCTGCAGGGCCAGCGTATCAACACTACGCTGCTGAAGTCATCCCGTGGTCTGGGTTTTACGATTGTGGGAAGTGACGGGAGCGCTGGTGGGGATGTGGAGGAGTTTCTGCAGATCAAGACAGTGGTGCCAAACGGACCTGCCTGGCTGGATGGCCAGCTGCAAACGGGAGATGTTCTGGTCTATGTGAATGACACATGTGTGCTGGGCTACACGCACCACGACATGGTCAACATCTTTCAGTCTATTCTGCCTGGCGAGAGGGCAGCCCTTGAAGTGTGCCGTGGATATCCGCTGCCCTTTGACCCGAATGATCCCAACACCGAGGTAGTGACCACCATGGCGGTGGATGGGCGGGAGTCGGACAAGCAGCGACGCCTCAACATGGACGGCAATTACAACTTCTTGGATTTGTCCGGCGAGGGAGCGAAGAAAGCCAGCGGTTCCGGCAGTGGTTTCATTCTAATGAAGAAACCCGAGATCTATACCTTTTCGATCATGAAGGGCTCAATGGGTTTCGGCTTCACCATTGCCGATTCCGCCTGTGGTCAGATCGTAAAGAAGATTCTCGATCGCAACTGCTGCACCCAGCTGATGGAGGGTGACGTTCTTTTGGAAATCAATGGCTTGAACGTGCGCAACAAGCCGCACTTCTACGTGGTAGAGCTTCTCAAAGAGTGCAGCCAGACAACGCCCACTGCCGTGAAGATTCAGCGAACGCCGCCGGATGCGCCGGCCAACAACACGCTCGCCCAACTTAACCAGGTGGGTAATGTGGCCAAGCTGCGAAAGAACTTTGTGGGCAGCGGCCTGTTCCGCAGCAAGACGCCCACGGCGGACCTCTACAGTACCCAGGTGAAGGAGGTGTTACCCATGCGCCCAAAGACACCACTAGTGGACACGCGACGGTCACGGGTTCAAATTCAATCGCCGAACAACGAGGTGGACGACGAGGGTGACGGTGCTGCTGCCGCGGAGAGGAAACCGCTTCAGCTGCAGACGCAAGGAAAGTCGAACAGCAGTTTGCAGGAGCTGGACGATGTTCCCTATATGGATCCATATCCCAAGATTAGCCGTCTGACCGAGCGTCTGGCGGAAGTGACGCTTCAGGGAGATCCTAATGGTGGCATTTACGGCATGCCGCCCAGTATGCAGCCCCTTCCCCTACCGCTGGCTCATCACGAATCTTGCTACTGCTACGACTGCCAGGCGCAGCGCTACCGCCCTGGATACTTTGTCCAGGCCCAGCAGGCTGCCATGTCGGGAACCACTGGTCAGTACTCGCCGCTGCAGACAGCGCATCTCCAAAATGAGCGGATTCAACGGCGCGTCAACGAGCTACTCAGCGATCGCAGGCGTGTGGGCTTTGCGAACCTGGATCctccgcagcagcagccgcagatGCAGCATTCGCCAAGCTGGCGGAACGGAGCCTTGCTGGACGTCTCCGAGGACGCGGACCAGTGCGAGTTGACTGAGGTCACTCTGGAGCGCCAGGCTTTGGGTTTCGGCTTTCGCATAGTCGGCGGCACTGAGGAGGGCTCTCAGGTTACTGTGGGCCACATAGTGCCTGGTGGCGCCGCTGATCAGGATCAGCGCATTAATACGGGTGATGAAATCCTGAGCATCGACGGCATCAACGTG CTTAATTCGTCGCACCACAAAGTGGTTTCTTTGGTGGGAGAATCGGCGCTACGCGGGCAGGTTACCATGATCCTTCGCCGGCGTCGAACTCCGCTTTTGCAGCAGGCTCCAGTCAGCACACAACTGCGTCGCTATCCTTATGATGTGATTGTTAGCCGGCATGAAAACGAGGGCTTCGGATTTGTTATCATTTCATCATCGAACCACTATTACGGCTCGACAATAG GGAAACTAATACCAGGCAGTCCGGCGGATCGTTGTGGGGAGCTCAAGGTGGGCGATCGCATAGTGGCAGTAAACCGCATCGAGATAGCTGGCATGTCGCACGGCGATGTAGTGAATCTCATCAAGGAGTCTGGTCTTCATGTGCGCCTGACTATCGGCGTTCCGCTGAAGGAAGGTGGTCCCAGTCCTGGCGGCAGTAGCGTCGGTGTGTCCAGCAACACTCCGCTGCAGGCATCTCCCAGTCTCCTGAAGGCACAACTCTcccaccagcagcaacttccgcagcaacagcagcagcatttaCAGCAGGCGCAGTTGaatcaccaccaccagcatCTTGAGATGCCAATGTCAATGCCCATGCCAGGACATGGCACCTATTTGGAGCGACCCAGCAACAATATCTCAGCCACTTTGGCTCTGCACCAGCAGCCACAGTTATGA
- the LOC117137118 gene encoding protein mago nashi codes for MSTEDFYLRYYVGHKGKFGHEFLEFEFRPDGKLRYANNSNYKNDTMIRKEAFVHQSVMEELKRIIIDSEIMQEDDLPWPPPDRVGRQELEIVIGDEHISFTTSKTGSLVDVNRSKDPEGLRCFYYLVQDLKCLVFSLIGLHFKIKPI; via the exons ATGTCCACGGAGGACTTTTACCTACGCTACTACGTCGGACACAAGGGCAAGTTCGGGCACGAGTTCTTGGAGTTCGAGTTCCGACCGGATGGCAAGCTGCGGTACGCCAACAACTCCAACTACAAGAACGACACCATGATCCGCAAGGAGGCTTTCGTCCACCAGTCCGTGATGGAGGAGCTAAAGCGAATAATCATCGACTCGGAGATCATGCAGGAGGACGATCTGCCCTGGCCGCCACCAGATCGCGTGGGTCGACAG GAACTGGAGATCGTCATCGGTGACGAGCACATCTCGTTCACCACCTCGAAAACGGGATCATTGGTGGACGTGAACCGATCAAAAGATCCCGAGGGCCTGCGATGCTTCTACTACTTGGTGCAGGATCTCAAGTGCCTGGTCTTCTCACTCATCGGCCTGCATTTCAAGATCAAGCCCATATAA